The genomic interval TTCTAtgtaatacaatttttttatcttctgaAAATATAtcagtgttaaaaaaaatacttctaATTGTGCCACATACCATTTTCTGTCACATACATAGGGATGTTTTTGTATGTGTCTTTGACGTAATCTACAATTTTCTCCATACCTTCTGGGACAACAAAGAATCTTGGATTCCCAGTCTGCTCAATACAAAAACAATAGAACTTGTTAGCTGAGGGGGCATTGGAGAATAACGACTAAGCTGAAATTATGATCACATCACCGGTTCTCCGATCATGATGCCATCCCGTTCTCCAGTGGTGTAAACAAAGCCTCGGATTGCATGATTGCTACCCAAAACACAAACAGAATGGATGCAGTCCTTGGCATACAGAGTGGAATAATGGTTGATGCCAATGAAATCAAGACTGCCTTTGACGTACTTAGTTTCCTCTTTGGAAAACCTTGGCAATTGAGATCCAAGATATTCACGCATTTCAGCAGGGTAGTCTCCAAATACTAAGGGATCTAACATCCTGattgaagagaaaaatcaACTACCTCGTTACTGATTATTATACATCTATGATATCTTATGTATTATTATACATCTATGATATCTTATGTATTTATAAGGCATTAATAATACACTGCAATAATTTGGTTCATATAAATCAAGCATTTATGACTTACCAGCCCACATTGAAAGCAAGGGCCCTACTCACAGCTTGGCGATCTGAGTCTTCATCCCTCAGCGGTTCGTACATCATTGAATGCAAAACTATTCCCATTGAACCACCTTGTTTTTCCTGCATTAGCATTCCATTTCTCAACCAAACCAATAATAATTAGGATATATAAGTCTAAAGACTCTAAACAGAGTATTCTCCAAAAGCACTGTCTCCAGAACTCAACAAAAGAGTGCTCAATGCATTACCTGAAAGTGCTTTCTGTATAGCTTAACAGCCTTAGCATGTGACAACAACATGTTATGCAGAACAATGAGAGGTTCTGTATCAGAGTTGCCAACAGAGCAATTTCCAAATGGTGCCGAACAATGAGTTGGGGGGTACGTGCCTCTGATATAAGCCATATCGGTTAATAAATTTGGCTCATTAAGAGTTGCCCAATACTTAACTCTATCACCAAAATTCTCAAAACATGTTTTGGCTAGATGAACAAACTCTTTCCTGCAAGAATTGGTTCAATCAGATCTTTTGGCAGCAGAATTTGACCCCTAAACAATATTTGGGATTCAAAAAATAGATCTTAATTGTAGCATAAAAGCAGAGATTTACTGCATTTGAGGACTGAGCCAAGacccatatttttcttcaagttGTTGTGGAAAGTCATGATGATAAATTGTCACAAATGGTTCAATTCCTGCATTATCAATTCATCTCTTCAAATATTATAACATCTTCAAGGAATAATTTACAGttatttattcttgaaaagTATCTTACCTCTGAGTAAGAGATTGTCTATaagataattataaaaattgattccAGCTGGATTAACTTTACCAAATCTTCCCTCTACATTTGCAGCTCAAAAACATTGTTATATATATCAATCCGTTGAAATAATAACCTAATTTACAGTGAATATAGTGATATGAAGGACATACTAGGTAAAATTCTAGGCCATGAAATCGAAAATCGATATGAATTTACTCCAAGAGAATGCATTATCCCAATGTCTTCCTATGaacaaaatttagaaaccaataataagaagaaattcACAGCCATAAGGTAAGTGaaattggggaaaaaaaaaaatttgacaagtTAAGATATTTTACCAAGAAGCGATGGTAATGATCATCAGCAACATCcccattatcattattttctatGTTCCCTGTAAAATTGATTGATCAAATATTGCTGaataaatactctctctctccctccacacacacacacacacatattctAAGATTATGCCTTATATTTGTTCAAAGGTATCGTTTAACTAATTACCCGGGATATGACTAAAAACATCCCAGTTGCTGAGGCTTTTACCATCCTCAAGATAGGCTCCTTCAACCTGTGCAGCTTAAAATcagaaagaaaatcaaacaacCGTTGCAgcaatgaataaaaataataatgaaacaagaaaaactAAGACGTGCCTGAAACGAAGAAGTGGCTGTGCCAAAGAGGAACCCATCTGGGAAATCAGACCTTTTGACATCTACTTGTTCGTTCTCATTGCAAGTGCTTTTAGCTAAAGAAAGAACAGGCCAAAGCTGAAGCAGAACAAGGAAGAAGAGGAAAGCAGAGAAGTGATGAAATTTAGAGATCATTAGTGGCTTTCTCTATTCCTTTGGTAAAGTGAGACAGCCAACACTACTACCGCTCCAAGCAAAATggatatatacacacacacacacacacacacacacacgcattGTGTAAGGGTCTAAGCGATACTGAGCTCAGAATGCTGTAGACACAAAAGTTGATGAATTTGCAGTGGATTGGTTCGTTATTTGACAAGTCAGCCTGATTTAGTGGTTCCTTTCGTTTTCAGGCCCATCTACGGCTATAATTTGCCTGCATTTCTTTTGTACGTGTCATCAAAATGGTTTGGTGACTGCCGATTATGGTAATATATTATCCGCAGTGATGTAAGTACACTGTAAATGAGATCTTCAAGAAAGTCAACTCCTCCCCTAATTAATAAAGTTCGTGCttaatgatataattttaatcaccAAATAATAACCCCCCAAATATTGGATTATTATGAGTGGAGTCTTAAtaccaatgattttttttgggtggtgGGGGAGGGGAGGGAAAAAAAGGACTTGCATAAAGCTCAAAATGAAGATTCTGATTAAAGgtactaaatttttaatcaaagaCTACCGAATTAAGCTTTGCGTTGAGAGTAGATCTGATTTGGCTGGCCAAAGCTGATCAATTAAGCTCTGTGTTAACCAATATGTTCACCATCGCCAAACTCCAAACATGGTGCAGACCAgcataatcttttatttttattttttattttttatttttaaatattcgaCCGCACGTTTTTCGTCTTTGGTGATATGGAATGTGACTGATTGATGTTGATGAcattagaataattaaaaaaaagcagTCATCTTgaatttatagaaatattctCACCTAATGaaagcaatacttgttattatttatatgataaGACAGAGCCCAAATGAAGCTAATAAGGAAGATAATCTTATCCACAGAGGGTTGTTGAGACGTGTCTATTCTAAACTTTCTAAACTTTCTAAACTTTACACTCAATcgattatatatttttcttacaacagagaaaaacatataatatttcttttcatctaatatatttttcatataccTATGGTTGTTGGGACATGTCTATCATGACTCATGTATCAACCTGATAGAATGGAGCAATTAGCAATGAGCATATATTACtcatctaataattttttcttcttctagaTAATATTCTTTgagaattatttaaaatttcccATATAATTTTCAACGTTAGATTTAGATAAAAACTGTTACATTAGAATATAAATGGTGGGATTTTGTGTAGGATGCAGTAGGGAGCGGATGTTCACTATAGGAAATAGAAACAAGTTCTGtttgaattcaaaataaatacacatgGGAAACGAAGGTTGAAGCAAGCTAGATCAAAAGTATCCATTTCCTAAATATACTTTTGTGGCAATGAAACCATTGATTAATATACTTTTGGACTAAtatgtttgattttcattttaggTACTCTTTGCATGCACATTAGATAGATATATTGATGATACATGATGAAAAAGAAGGCAGCGACCAGATTCTAGTAACTGGCACCATCAAAAGAGTGTATGGCTAAACGTAAGGGATATATAGCCTTAAAAACTCTCATCTCTCCAGCATGAACCATCAAAGAAGCTCTAATTTCcgggaaa from Citrus sinensis cultivar Valencia sweet orange chromosome 9, DVS_A1.0, whole genome shotgun sequence carries:
- the LOC102613103 gene encoding beta-glucosidase 18-like; amino-acid sequence: MISKFHHFSAFLFFLVLLQLWPVLSLAKSTCNENEQVDVKRSDFPDGFLFGTATSSFQVEGAYLEDGKSLSNWDVFSHIPGNIENNDNGDVADDHYHRFLEDIGIMHSLGVNSYRFSISWPRILPKGRFGKVNPAGINFYNYLIDNLLLRGIEPFVTIYHHDFPQQLEEKYGSWLSPQMQKEFVHLAKTCFENFGDRVKYWATLNEPNLLTDMAYIRGTYPPTHCSAPFGNCSVGNSDTEPLIVLHNMLLSHAKAVKLYRKHFQEKQGGSMGIVLHSMMYEPLRDEDSDRQAVSRALAFNVGWMLDPLVFGDYPAEMREYLGSQLPRFSKEETKYVKGSLDFIGINHYSTLYAKDCIHSVCVLGSNHAIRGFVYTTGERDGIMIGEPTGNPRFFVVPEGMEKIVDYVKDTYKNIPMYVTENGYSPPKQKNQRSQNLVDDVKRIEYHSGYLSALARAIRNGADVRGYFIWSLMDNFEWLDGYSVVFGLYYIDRQTLERTPKLSATWFKNFLTDNTSHTIEKSSI